The Microcystis aeruginosa NIES-843 sequence AGAATATCGCCAATTTCTGCCCGTAAGCAGTAACACCCCTGTAATTACCCTCCTAGAAGGCAATACACCCCTGATCCCCGCCCCCTATCTCTCAGCACAAATCGGGCGCGATGTCAAGGTTTTTGTCAAATATGATGGTTTAAATCCCACCGGCAGCTTTAAAGACCGGGGCATGACCATGGCCATCTCGAAAGCTAAGGAAGAAGGGGCAAAAGCGGTGATTTGTGCCAGTACCGGCAACACCTCGGCGGCGGCGGCAGCCTATGCAAGAAGAGCCGGGATGCGGGCCTTTGTGATTATCCCCGACGGTTATGTGGCCTTAGGAAAATTAGCCCAGGCTTTATTGTACGGAGCGGAAGTCATCGCTATTAATGGCAACTTCGATGATGCCCTCAAGATTGTCCGCCAACTATCAGAAAATTATCCCGTAACTTTAGTCAATTCCGTCAATCCCTACCGTTTAGAGGGTCAAAAAACCGCCGCTTTCGAGATTGTCGATGTCTTGGGTAATGCTCCCGACTGGTTATGTATTCCCGTGGGTAATGCGGGCAATATTAGCGCCTATTGGATGGGATTCTGTCAGTATCACCAGATAGGCAAATGTGACCGACTGCCGAAGATGATCGGTTTTCAGGCCGCCGGGGCCGCCCCTTTTATCTCCAAACAACCGGTTGACCATCCCGAAACCCTAGCCACGGCTATCCGTATCGGCAACCCCGCTAACTGGGAAAAAGCCTGGGCCGCTAGTCACGCTAGTCAAGGGCAATTTCACGCGGTCAGCGATGAGGAAATATTAGCAGCCTATCGGATTTTAGGGGGCCAAGAGGGGGTTTTCTGTGAACCAGCCAGCGCCGCTTCTGTGGCAGGATTATTAAAAGTGCATCAACAGGTTCCCGATGGGGCCACCGTAGTGTGTGTTTTAACGGGAAATGGACTAAAAGACCCAGATTCGGCGGTAAAACACAGCAATAATCAACTAAAATCTGGGATTGCGCCCGAATTAACCCAAGTGGCTCAAATTATGGGCTTCTAAGCTAACGTTAATTCGGTTAAGCAGTGCTTCTATAAAACTCCCTTAGAACTGGGAATTATACCAGCGCGACGGGGATCGATCGCTATGGCCATACTCATCGCCCGGGCAAAAGCTTTAAAAGTAGCCTCAATAATATGATGGGAATTAATCCCGTCTAATTGACGAATATGTAGGGTCATTTGACTGTGATTGACCAAAGCAACAAAAAATTCCCGCACTAGCTGAGTATCGTAGGTTCCCACTCTTTGGGTAGGAATTTCTAGACCATAACTGAGGTGGGGACGACCGGAAAAATCGAGGGCAACTTGCACTAAAGCTTCATCGAGAGGGGCGACAAAATGCCCGAAACGGACGATGCCTTTTTTGTCGCCTAAAGCTTGCAGTAAAGCTTGTCCGAGGGTGATTCCCACGTCTTCATTGGTGTGATGGTCATCAATTTCTATATCTCCGGTGGCGCGCACATCGAGATCGATCGCAGCGTGGGAGGCGATTTGCTGCAACATATGATCAAGAAAGGGAATTCCTGTCTGGGCGCGACAATTGCCGCTACCATCAAGATCGATCGTCACCTGTACATCGGTTTCTTTGGTAGTACGACTAACCGAGGCGCGACGGCAAGGTGAGACAAAAGAATCGGGTATCTGGGAAGTGGAAATCATTTAAGTAAAAATAAGTAGGTAGCCGTTAAAAATTATCAGATGCCCCCCTTATTAAGGGGGGATTAAGGGGGGATCGGCACCCCCCTTATCAAGGGGGCAGGGGGGATCGAATTATGGACTAGGGAGATGAGAGTTTTTTTCAGTAATCAGTGAACTTAAAACTCATATCTGATAACTGATAACTGATCACTGAAAAGGCTGATGGACTAACTTTCTGGTTCAGTTTTAGCTTCCGCTGGCGGACCGGGGGGCAAAGCTTCCTCGCTCAGGGGTTGAGGATTTTGGCTAGTGGGGGGACTAGCGGGGGAACCCTCCGGCTGATTGAGAGCGGGGGTTTGGGGAGGAGTTTCTGGGGCTTTTTGCTCGATTATCGCTTCTTTGGGCGGTTCTGGCTGGGTTTGGGGTGGATTTGGACCTGTGGTTTCGGGGGGCTTGACGTTATCCGGTTGGGGGCTAACGGCGGGTTGCGGCGGTTGATTAGGACGAAGCGGGGTTTCAATTGCCGGCGTTACGGGGGGGGAGTTACGGGTATTGAGGTTGCTACCCTCCGGTTTTGGGGGATTAGCGATCGCACCTCGGCACACTTCCGGGTTAGGGGCAAAACTGACTCGCACATGATAGCTTCTCGACGCACCACTGGGATTATTAAAGCGAGTTAAGCTTACTTCCCTAGCTGCCTGTTGATTGAAAATCGGGAAGCCAGCACTTTTAATCAACTGGGGTTCACTGCTGAGGCGGCCTTGGGCATCCACCGTCACCCCATAAACCGCCGTCCCCGCCAATTGACGGGAACAAGCCGTAGCGGGATAATTACCGGTCAAATTGACGGTAGTTATGCCTCTGCTGCCCTGATTGGGCTGATTTAGTTCATTTAAGGCGTTAGGATTAGTTTTTTGGACTCTGGCCAGCCAAGCCAGATTATTTCTCATGGCCTCCTCGTTACTGGTATTGCTTTTGTCCGCCTCTAGGGAGCGCAAACGTTCCCGCATTTCCCACATTAATTGTTGACGACGCTGTTCATCTAGGGGCGATTGACCATTCGGCTCCGGTGTGCGGGCTAGGGAATTGTTTAATTGTTGCTGCGCCTGTTGCGATGCACTAAGGGGCGAATTTCGCAATCTATCTAAAGTTAGATTATCTTGGTAGGGATCGAAGTAAGGCGGTATCCGGTTGTTATTAGTCTCCCTAGGCAGATTATCATTATCTGGCAGGGTGGGAACAGCAGGAGGACTGGGTAAACTGGGGGTAGAAGTGGGAAAATTGCGAGGAATCGGTAATCTACCCAGAGAGGGAATAGATGCCACGGGA is a genomic window containing:
- the thrC gene encoding threonine synthase; amino-acid sequence: MTTISRSIPQSPTKSSSIGGWRGLIEEYRQFLPVSSNTPVITLLEGNTPLIPAPYLSAQIGRDVKVFVKYDGLNPTGSFKDRGMTMAISKAKEEGAKAVICASTGNTSAAAAAYARRAGMRAFVIIPDGYVALGKLAQALLYGAEVIAINGNFDDALKIVRQLSENYPVTLVNSVNPYRLEGQKTAAFEIVDVLGNAPDWLCIPVGNAGNISAYWMGFCQYHQIGKCDRLPKMIGFQAAGAAPFISKQPVDHPETLATAIRIGNPANWEKAWAASHASQGQFHAVSDEEILAAYRILGGQEGVFCEPASAASVAGLLKVHQQVPDGATVVCVLTGNGLKDPDSAVKHSNNQLKSGIAPELTQVAQIMGF
- the hisB gene encoding imidazoleglycerol-phosphate dehydratase HisB, with amino-acid sequence MISTSQIPDSFVSPCRRASVSRTTKETDVQVTIDLDGSGNCRAQTGIPFLDHMLQQIASHAAIDLDVRATGDIEIDDHHTNEDVGITLGQALLQALGDKKGIVRFGHFVAPLDEALVQVALDFSGRPHLSYGLEIPTQRVGTYDTQLVREFFVALVNHSQMTLHIRQLDGINSHHIIEATFKAFARAMSMAIAIDPRRAGIIPSSKGVL
- a CDS encoding energy transducer TonB; amino-acid sequence: MTSSYFGLETEENKLINSNNLSFAASLGIHGLILAIILPNFLNNPAQEPKKDLRNVNLIELNSLEQSRLPSLDSSLSSLPELPNPNLSSSSLPPLPPMDGIHNSTLPPLPSVSSLPPLPSLPALPPLSSLPSVNIYSPPVASIPSLGRLPIPRNFPTSTPSLPSPPAVPTLPDNDNLPRETNNNRIPPYFDPYQDNLTLDRLRNSPLSASQQAQQQLNNSLARTPEPNGQSPLDEQRRQQLMWEMRERLRSLEADKSNTSNEEAMRNNLAWLARVQKTNPNALNELNQPNQGSRGITTVNLTGNYPATACSRQLAGTAVYGVTVDAQGRLSSEPQLIKSAGFPIFNQQAAREVSLTRFNNPSGASRSYHVRVSFAPNPEVCRGAIANPPKPEGSNLNTRNSPPVTPAIETPLRPNQPPQPAVSPQPDNVKPPETTGPNPPQTQPEPPKEAIIEQKAPETPPQTPALNQPEGSPASPPTSQNPQPLSEEALPPGPPAEAKTEPES